From one Bradyrhizobium sp. Ash2021 genomic stretch:
- a CDS encoding GFA family protein, which yields MKLEGGCYCGKVRYEAEGEPMMKAQCHCRECQYISGGSTNMFVLMPIAGFKYTKEAPKQFKRSDLERAVTREFCAECGTHVVTRPPGLPAVVLKVGTLDDPSLFGSPQIAIYTIDKQPYHHVPEGMPAFERLPQR from the coding sequence ATGAAACTCGAAGGCGGATGCTATTGCGGCAAGGTGCGCTATGAGGCCGAGGGCGAGCCGATGATGAAGGCGCAGTGCCACTGCCGCGAATGCCAGTACATCTCGGGCGGCTCGACCAACATGTTCGTGCTGATGCCGATCGCCGGCTTCAAATACACCAAGGAAGCTCCCAAGCAATTCAAACGCAGCGACCTGGAGCGCGCGGTGACACGGGAATTCTGCGCCGAATGCGGCACCCATGTCGTCACAAGGCCGCCGGGTCTGCCCGCCGTGGTTCTGAAGGTCGGCACGCTCGACGATCCCAGCCTGTTCGGCAGCCCCCAGATCGCGATCTACACCATCGACAAGCAGCCCTATCACCATGTGCCCGAGGGCATGCCGGCGTTCGAACGGTTGCCGCAGCGATAG